The Metabacillus sediminilitoris genome window below encodes:
- a CDS encoding class II aldolase/adducin family protein, with amino-acid sequence MDEKQQLITTGHYLMSNHLAWGTSGNISARVDENRMVITASGTFMEDLCMEDFVECRIDTGEKIGARKASKETPMHLGIYRERKDVNAILHSSPFYTTLFACSNEPILSELFIETMYYLENIAYVDYYHPGSQELADEVSEKAPEANIIMMRNHGVVVFDDSISEARMRLETLEMTCRMILKAKESGVQLRRIPEKTVQGFLEDSHYKPRKRLVGKTTN; translated from the coding sequence ATGGATGAAAAACAACAACTAATTACGACCGGTCATTACCTGATGTCCAATCACTTAGCCTGGGGAACATCAGGGAATATTAGTGCTCGTGTTGATGAAAATCGAATGGTCATTACAGCATCTGGAACATTTATGGAAGATTTATGCATGGAGGACTTTGTAGAGTGCCGAATTGATACAGGTGAAAAAATAGGTGCAAGAAAAGCTTCAAAAGAAACACCGATGCATCTTGGAATTTACCGTGAACGTAAAGATGTAAATGCCATTTTGCATTCTTCGCCATTTTATACAACCTTGTTTGCATGCAGCAACGAACCAATTCTTTCTGAATTGTTTATAGAAACGATGTATTATCTCGAAAACATCGCTTATGTGGATTATTATCATCCGGGGTCACAAGAGCTAGCAGATGAAGTAAGTGAAAAAGCTCCAGAAGCAAATATTATTATGATGCGAAATCATGGGGTTGTCGTATTTGATGATAGTATTTCTGAAGCGCGGATGAGACTAGAAACATTAGAAATGACCTGCCGGATGATTTTAAAAGCAAAAGAGTCAGGAGTTCAGTTGAGGAGAATTCCGGAAAAAACTGTCCAAGGTTTTCTGGAAGATTCCCATTACAAGCCGAGAAAAAGATTAGTCGGCAAGACTACTAATTGA
- a CDS encoding iron-containing alcohol dehydrogenase gives MGTTFFRTAETLITGTGSIAQIGEQAKKLNATKVIIVTDKIIRQTGLLSKVTEPLKAVGLGADIIDDVVPEPPFENLEQMVTQMEGKGYDLLVGVGGGSALDITKVLSVMLTNKGNVRDMVGIEKIGNPGVPTILVPTTSGTGSEVTYNAIFTDTRDMVKKGIVSPYLLPKVAIVDAELTLTVPPAVTAATGMDALVHAVESYTAIRADELTDGIALQAIKLISRSLRKAVYNGKDVKAREDMAMGSLLAGISLGNAGVGAVHALAYPLGGKFKVPHGVANSLLLSFVMKYNAVADLEKFAEVAGAMGENVEGLSLREAADRAVHALAKLSKDVGIPASLKDVGVTPADIPGLAEEASKVDRLLNNNPRWLTVKEIQKIYEEAYGSVETPSFVTI, from the coding sequence ATGGGTACTACATTTTTTCGTACAGCGGAAACGCTAATTACCGGAACAGGTTCTATTGCACAAATTGGAGAACAAGCCAAAAAATTGAACGCAACGAAAGTGATTATCGTAACAGATAAGATTATTCGTCAAACCGGATTACTGTCCAAAGTGACTGAGCCATTGAAGGCTGTAGGCCTCGGAGCAGATATTATTGATGATGTCGTACCGGAACCTCCTTTTGAAAACTTAGAACAAATGGTTACTCAAATGGAAGGCAAAGGATATGACTTACTTGTTGGAGTTGGCGGAGGAAGTGCGCTAGATATCACGAAAGTACTCTCTGTCATGCTGACGAATAAGGGGAATGTTCGTGATATGGTCGGAATCGAAAAAATTGGTAACCCAGGGGTGCCTACGATTCTAGTTCCTACAACTTCTGGTACAGGTTCGGAAGTTACGTATAATGCTATTTTTACAGATACGCGTGATATGGTGAAAAAGGGAATTGTCAGTCCTTATTTGCTTCCTAAGGTAGCGATTGTGGATGCCGAGCTGACCTTGACGGTTCCTCCTGCAGTTACTGCAGCAACAGGGATGGACGCACTTGTTCATGCTGTTGAATCCTACACCGCCATTCGCGCAGACGAACTAACAGATGGAATTGCCTTGCAAGCCATAAAGCTCATTTCCCGTTCTCTTCGTAAAGCTGTTTATAACGGAAAGGATGTAAAAGCACGTGAAGACATGGCAATGGGAAGCTTACTTGCAGGTATTTCTCTTGGAAATGCAGGAGTTGGAGCGGTGCATGCACTTGCTTACCCTCTAGGTGGGAAATTTAAAGTTCCACATGGAGTCGCTAATTCTCTCTTATTATCATTTGTCATGAAATATAATGCAGTCGCTGATTTAGAGAAATTTGCAGAAGTAGCTGGCGCGATGGGAGAAAATGTGGAAGGGTTATCACTACGGGAAGCTGCAGATCGTGCTGTTCATGCGTTAGCGAAATTATCAAAAGATGTAGGCATTCCTGCAAGTCTGAAGGATGTAGGTGTTACTCCAGCAGATATCCCTGGACTTGCTGAAGAAGCAAGCAAAGTAGATCGTTTGCTTAATAATAATCCAAGGTGGTTGACAGTAAAAGAAATTCAAAAAATTTATGAAGAAGCGTACGGTTCAGTGGAGACACCATCTTTTGTCACCATTTAA
- a CDS encoding CitMHS family transporter translates to MLSILGFATIILFMFLVMTNRMSAFVAIVVSPTIFAIIGGFGKDLGPMMLEGIKLVAPTAVLLLFAVLYFGIMMNAGLFDPVSRKILQVAKGDPVKIIIGTAILALLVALDGDGTTSYMIICSAMLPIYKRIGINPLILATIAVMSLGTISGMTPWGGAATRGISVLGLDATEYFSPLIPAILCGSAWIILTAYIMGRMERKRIGIIQIEKFNKEFETNHELAAAVEEEQGKNFKFVWFNFLLTLTLMVALVLGLAPLPVLFIIGFVIALSVNHPNLAKQKPVIKEHASHAVPVVMLVLGAGIFTGILSETKMVDSMASDLLTIVPDSFGPFFTLIVALISLPLSFLMSNDAFFFGALPVLAQSASQYGIDSIEIARAAVIGQPLHSMGPTSAPLWVLLELVRRDLGQFQRYALIPVTILSLMFIVFALITGAISIAW, encoded by the coding sequence ATGTTATCTATATTAGGATTTGCAACTATTATACTTTTCATGTTTTTGGTTATGACCAATCGTATGTCGGCGTTTGTTGCTATTGTTGTATCTCCCACTATATTTGCGATAATAGGCGGATTTGGCAAGGATTTAGGCCCCATGATGTTAGAAGGAATCAAGCTTGTAGCACCTACTGCTGTGCTTCTTTTGTTCGCTGTATTATATTTTGGAATTATGATGAATGCAGGTTTATTTGACCCAGTTTCCAGGAAGATTTTACAAGTGGCTAAAGGTGATCCTGTAAAAATTATCATAGGAACAGCCATTCTAGCTTTACTAGTGGCCTTGGATGGAGATGGAACCACTAGTTACATGATTATTTGTTCTGCCATGTTACCAATTTATAAAAGAATAGGTATCAATCCATTAATACTAGCTACAATAGCAGTAATGTCTTTAGGAACGATTTCAGGTATGACACCGTGGGGTGGAGCAGCGACAAGAGGGATTAGTGTATTAGGACTTGATGCTACAGAATACTTTTCACCACTCATTCCTGCCATTTTATGCGGATCAGCCTGGATTATTCTGACTGCATATATAATGGGAAGGATGGAGAGAAAAAGAATCGGTATTATCCAAATCGAGAAATTTAATAAAGAATTTGAAACGAATCATGAACTAGCAGCAGCTGTTGAGGAAGAACAAGGTAAGAATTTTAAGTTCGTTTGGTTCAATTTTCTGTTAACGCTTACACTTATGGTAGCCCTTGTACTAGGATTAGCACCACTACCTGTTTTATTTATCATAGGTTTTGTTATTGCTCTTTCAGTCAATCATCCTAATCTTGCTAAACAAAAGCCCGTTATTAAAGAACATGCCAGTCATGCTGTACCTGTCGTTATGCTGGTGTTAGGTGCAGGGATTTTTACAGGTATTTTATCTGAGACAAAAATGGTCGATTCAATGGCATCGGATCTTCTGACAATTGTTCCTGATTCATTTGGACCTTTCTTTACACTTATCGTTGCTTTGATCAGCTTACCGTTAAGTTTCCTAATGTCAAATGACGCTTTCTTTTTTGGTGCTTTGCCTGTTCTAGCACAATCAGCTTCACAATATGGGATTGATTCAATAGAAATAGCGAGAGCGGCAGTAATTGGGCAGCCATTGCACTCTATGGGACCTACTTCAGCCCCATTATGGGTCTTATTAGAGCTTGTTAGAAGGGATTTAGGGCAATTTCAACGCTATGCTCTTATTCCGGTTACAATTCTATCACTTATGTTCATCGTGTTTGCCTTGATTACAGGGGCTATTTCAATCGCATGGTAA
- a CDS encoding four-carbon acid sugar kinase family protein, with the protein MIKTIGVVADDTTGANDIGVMFRKNQYSVKIASYDEVNNFEVDSNVMIIDTDSRLDSPDLSYEKVYKATKALQKMDCSLYFNKTCSVFRGNIGKEFDAMLDALGEEFAVISLAFPKNGRQTKNAIHTVYGKLLENSEFYHDPVHPMNQSNLVNILQGQTNRKVTFVDLETVRQGATVLRKAIEEKRKDFNYCIIDSESQADLTIVAEAVHDYKVLAGSSAIAEELPKFMQVQPINHSLTNLDITDDLGVLVVSGSLTPQTKAQTNTLISSGVPCVVLDSRNVFSPADCEKEVRRVFEEAQLLLRQGKDILIMANNREEVVLETKEMGLKRKIDPLTISKMVSAMLADVTGQIANATGLKRLIVAGGDTSGTVSRKLGIKGNYVLSEIETGLPSGLAVGRHMLIVLKSGSFGKPDFLVRAIAHLKELSIKKGTFVEKI; encoded by the coding sequence GTGATAAAAACAATAGGTGTTGTTGCAGATGATACGACTGGTGCAAATGATATAGGGGTAATGTTTCGAAAAAATCAATATTCTGTAAAAATTGCATCTTATGATGAAGTTAACAACTTTGAAGTGGATTCGAATGTCATGATTATTGATACGGACAGTCGTTTAGATTCCCCGGACCTTAGTTATGAAAAAGTATATAAAGCTACAAAAGCATTGCAGAAGATGGATTGTTCTTTATACTTTAACAAGACATGTTCCGTCTTTCGTGGAAATATAGGAAAAGAATTTGATGCCATGCTAGATGCTCTTGGTGAGGAATTTGCTGTTATCAGTCTTGCATTTCCTAAAAACGGAAGACAAACAAAAAATGCGATCCATACAGTGTATGGAAAACTTTTGGAAAACTCAGAATTTTATCACGATCCAGTACACCCAATGAATCAGTCGAATCTGGTCAATATATTGCAAGGTCAAACGAATCGAAAAGTAACGTTTGTAGATCTTGAGACAGTCAGACAAGGAGCAACAGTTTTACGAAAAGCCATTGAGGAGAAACGGAAGGATTTCAACTACTGTATTATTGATAGCGAATCACAGGCAGATTTAACAATTGTTGCAGAAGCCGTTCATGATTATAAAGTTCTTGCTGGAAGCTCTGCCATTGCTGAGGAGCTGCCTAAGTTCATGCAAGTTCAGCCGATAAATCATTCCTTAACGAATCTAGATATAACGGATGACCTTGGCGTTTTAGTAGTCTCTGGTAGTTTAACCCCTCAGACGAAAGCACAGACCAACACTCTTATCTCTAGTGGGGTTCCTTGTGTTGTACTAGATTCTCGCAACGTTTTTAGTCCTGCAGATTGTGAGAAAGAAGTAAGACGTGTTTTTGAGGAAGCTCAGCTACTTTTAAGACAAGGTAAAGACATATTAATTATGGCAAATAATCGAGAAGAAGTCGTTTTGGAAACAAAGGAAATGGGTTTGAAACGAAAGATCGATCCTTTAACAATAAGTAAAATGGTATCGGCAATGTTGGCTGATGTTACAGGACAGATTGCAAATGCCACTGGTTTAAAGAGATTGATAGTAGCGGGTGGAGATACTTCCGGAACTGTCAGCCGAAAATTAGGAATAAAAGGGAACTATGTACTTAGCGAGATTGAGACTGGTTTACCATCTGGATTGGCTGTGGGACGTCACATGTTAATCGTCTTAAAATCCGGAAGTTTTGGTAAACCCGATTTTCTAGTTCGTGCTATTGCCCATTTGAAGGAGCTTTCCATTAAAAAAGGAACATTTGTGGAGAAAATATAA
- a CDS encoding LysR family transcriptional regulator: MDKKDWLILQTVYAEKNITKAAELLYISQPTLTYRLQQIEKEFDIKLFYRGRRGVDFTEQGELLVKYAKDMLKQQQEMEELLWNSGNEVRGTLRLSVSRTFAFYRLPQILKAFNEKFPKVEFHVNTGVNIDVVQSIYKQEAHIGIVRGDHSWPSKKITITEENITILSSEEIDLTDLPSKRRISYKTDPTLEMVIDNWWKEHFSTPPISNMNVDNVEIAKRMVLNGLGYCIAPSIVLEKNDKLHKIFLSDTTGSPIIWKTRILYREELMELAMVREFVHFLQEYHCHYFENESLN, translated from the coding sequence ATGGATAAAAAAGACTGGCTTATTTTACAAACGGTTTATGCTGAAAAAAATATTACAAAAGCTGCTGAGCTTCTATATATTTCCCAACCTACTCTAACGTACCGCTTACAACAAATTGAAAAAGAATTTGACATTAAACTGTTTTATAGAGGAAGAAGAGGGGTTGATTTTACCGAACAGGGGGAATTATTGGTCAAATATGCCAAAGATATGCTTAAGCAACAGCAAGAAATGGAGGAATTGCTGTGGAATTCAGGAAACGAGGTCCGTGGAACATTACGATTAAGTGTTTCAAGAACATTTGCTTTTTACAGACTGCCACAAATTCTAAAAGCTTTTAATGAAAAGTTTCCTAAAGTTGAATTTCATGTTAATACCGGTGTAAACATAGACGTCGTTCAATCCATTTATAAACAGGAGGCACATATTGGTATCGTGAGAGGTGACCACAGTTGGCCAAGTAAAAAAATAACGATTACAGAAGAAAACATTACAATTCTTTCATCCGAAGAAATAGATTTAACAGATCTTCCCTCAAAACGAAGAATTAGTTATAAAACTGATCCCACCCTGGAAATGGTCATTGACAACTGGTGGAAGGAACATTTTTCTACTCCCCCAATCAGTAATATGAATGTTGATAATGTAGAAATAGCAAAAAGAATGGTTCTTAACGGACTTGGTTATTGTATTGCACCAAGTATTGTTTTAGAGAAAAACGATAAGTTACACAAAATCTTTTTAAGTGATACAACTGGCTCTCCAATCATTTGGAAAACTCGTATTTTATATCGTGAGGAACTTATGGAGTTAGCGATGGTAAGAGAATTCGTTCATTTTCTTCAGGAATACCACTGCCATTACTTTGAAAATGAATCTCTCAATTGA
- a CDS encoding isocitrate/isopropylmalate dehydrogenase family protein, which yields MTVYRLGVLAGDGIGPEIVSATVNVFKAAAHKVGVNIEWIDLPMGWEGINKHNDPLPEVTTNALENTHGWILGPHDSAAYPPEHKVKLNPSGALRHTLDLFANIRPAKTMPGIKSVFGEADLVIFRENTEGFYADRNMFAGHGEWQITEDVVVTSGVFTRKAAERIAHAAFKMAMKRRKKVTIVHKANVLRLSTGLFLKVCREVAEQYPEVMVDDYHIDAMAAHLVRRAKDFDVIVTENMYGDILSDLAGELVGSLGLAPSINSNEKLAMAQAAHGSAPDIAGLNIGNPTGIMLSTVMLMEWLAEKHSDNKLEEIAKLVEQSLYQSLKDDVKTKDLGGHASTSEFAEAISERINQAVLS from the coding sequence ATGACTGTTTATCGTCTTGGTGTACTAGCTGGTGATGGGATTGGCCCGGAAATTGTAAGCGCTACAGTTAATGTATTTAAAGCAGCTGCACATAAAGTGGGAGTTAACATTGAATGGATTGACCTACCTATGGGATGGGAAGGTATCAATAAACACAACGATCCCCTTCCAGAGGTCACCACAAATGCATTAGAAAACACTCATGGTTGGATACTTGGTCCTCATGATTCTGCTGCATACCCACCGGAGCATAAGGTGAAACTTAACCCAAGTGGTGCACTTCGCCATACACTTGATTTATTTGCAAACATTCGTCCAGCTAAGACAATGCCAGGTATTAAGAGCGTTTTTGGGGAAGCTGATTTGGTTATCTTCCGTGAAAATACGGAAGGATTTTACGCAGACCGAAACATGTTTGCCGGTCATGGAGAGTGGCAAATTACAGAGGATGTGGTTGTCACATCAGGTGTGTTTACAAGAAAAGCGGCCGAACGAATTGCTCATGCTGCCTTTAAAATGGCGATGAAGCGCCGTAAAAAGGTAACAATCGTCCATAAGGCAAATGTTCTCCGTTTAAGTACAGGACTGTTTTTAAAGGTGTGTCGTGAAGTAGCCGAACAATATCCTGAAGTTATGGTAGATGATTATCATATCGACGCAATGGCTGCTCACTTAGTCCGTCGTGCAAAAGACTTCGACGTCATCGTAACGGAAAATATGTATGGGGATATTCTTTCTGATTTAGCCGGTGAACTAGTAGGAAGCCTAGGATTGGCACCATCTATCAATTCAAACGAAAAACTGGCTATGGCTCAGGCAGCACATGGTTCTGCACCGGATATTGCAGGTTTAAATATAGGAAATCCAACTGGTATTATGTTGTCAACAGTCATGTTAATGGAATGGCTTGCCGAAAAACATAGTGATAACAAGCTTGAAGAAATCGCTAAATTGGTGGAACAAAGTCTTTACCAATCACTTAAGGACGATGTGAAGACAAAAGACTTAGGTGGTCATGCTTCTACTTCTGAATTCGCAGAGGCTATATCTGAGAGAATCAATCAAGCGGTTCTAAGTTAA
- a CDS encoding SDR family NAD(P)-dependent oxidoreductase produces MTYFSELEGKKVIVVGGSKGIGKDIALAFAKLGSDVVITGRNKEDLRITTEELKEFNPNCFYLTADIQNVHEIYNMIDSANDRLGQIDVLINNAGINIPKPVLEVTEEDWDRVLDTNLKGTFFCSQRAGKYMTEQRTAGKIINIVSQMAFVGYIKRAAYCSSKGGAVQMTKALAIEWAEHQIKVNAVAPTFIETDFTKKMFDDQGFYQDVLSRIPLGTLAKPDDVTGAVLFLASDMANFITGETIRVDGGWTAI; encoded by the coding sequence ATGACTTATTTTTCTGAACTAGAAGGGAAGAAAGTGATTGTTGTTGGAGGAAGCAAAGGAATTGGCAAAGATATTGCTCTTGCTTTTGCTAAATTGGGATCCGATGTTGTCATTACGGGTAGGAACAAAGAAGATCTCCGTATAACAACAGAGGAACTAAAGGAGTTTAATCCAAACTGTTTTTACCTAACAGCTGATATACAAAACGTTCACGAAATTTACAACATGATTGATTCTGCAAATGATCGTCTGGGTCAGATTGATGTACTGATCAATAATGCTGGCATTAACATTCCTAAACCTGTATTAGAAGTAACCGAAGAAGATTGGGATCGTGTGTTGGATACGAATTTAAAAGGCACCTTTTTCTGCTCACAACGGGCGGGGAAGTATATGACTGAACAACGTACGGCAGGTAAGATCATTAATATTGTTTCGCAGATGGCTTTTGTAGGCTATATCAAACGTGCTGCCTATTGTTCAAGTAAAGGCGGGGCAGTACAGATGACAAAGGCACTGGCAATCGAATGGGCTGAACACCAAATAAAGGTAAATGCGGTTGCGCCAACTTTTATTGAAACGGATTTTACGAAAAAAATGTTTGATGATCAAGGCTTTTATCAGGATGTATTAAGTCGTATTCCGTTGGGAACATTGGCTAAACCGGATGATGTAACGGGTGCGGTACTATTTTTGGCTTCGGATATGGCTAATTTTATTACAGGGGAAACGATTCGTGTAGATGGTGGATGGACAGCTATATAA
- a CDS encoding aspartate/glutamate racemase family protein, protein MSGEEYRIGLIHATMNSVQPILDAFQVHAPQVTLVNFMDESLIYELNETGIVTRNMARRLLNLVEKAVMGGVEGVLLTCSSFTPVVAEISHLFEIPVLSADLSMLEKAIDMGNRIGVIATVEAAGPTTKTLLETISSNKQKDVIIQTVIIPKAFHALQNGNRSKHDELIHQKVQELNRDCDVILFAQFSMVRALETLDFTTVPILTSPEISVKSIIAEITKRRIVI, encoded by the coding sequence TTGTCAGGTGAAGAGTATAGAATCGGACTTATCCATGCGACGATGAACTCAGTTCAGCCAATTTTAGACGCTTTTCAAGTTCATGCACCACAAGTTACACTGGTGAACTTTATGGATGAAAGTCTTATTTATGAATTGAATGAAACTGGAATTGTGACAAGAAATATGGCCCGACGTTTATTGAATTTGGTAGAAAAAGCAGTGATGGGTGGTGTAGAAGGAGTTCTATTAACTTGTTCATCTTTTACTCCAGTCGTTGCTGAAATAAGCCACTTATTTGAAATACCCGTATTAAGTGCGGATTTAAGTATGTTGGAAAAAGCAATAGATATGGGGAATCGAATTGGAGTCATTGCTACAGTAGAAGCAGCAGGGCCAACAACAAAAACATTGCTGGAAACCATTTCTTCAAATAAACAGAAGGATGTCATCATTCAAACAGTGATTATTCCAAAAGCATTTCATGCTTTGCAAAATGGGAATCGTTCAAAACATGACGAGTTAATACACCAAAAGGTACAGGAGTTAAATCGTGATTGTGATGTCATTCTGTTTGCACAATTTAGTATGGTAAGAGCATTGGAAACGCTCGATTTTACTACAGTACCAATCTTAACAAGTCCTGAAATTAGCGTTAAATCAATTATCGCTGAAATAACAAAAAGGAGGATCGTTATATGA
- a CDS encoding aldehyde dehydrogenase family protein produces MINVELMKATSIINGKEVTQAEEKTLEVISPFNGEVVGKVHLASQEDTKKAIETAYQVFHETMKKMPAYRRADILRKTAELLEERTEEFARILGLEAGKPIRDGRGEVGRAVQVLRFAADEAKKIEGELVPMDAAIGGENRIGMVRRHPIGVISAITPFNFPLNLALHKLAPAFAAGNTVVLKPAGKTPLSSYMLVKLFEEAGLPKGALNLVIGNGSEIGDVLVTDPRISKVTFTGSPSVGMKLCQQAGLKKVTLELGSNSPNIIFNDGDLNAASTGLVRGAFAFSGQICISAQRIYVQREVYQTFLNQYVSLVEKLVLGNPMEETTDIGPMISEKEVIRAQEWIQEAVKAGAKVATGGNREGTLLEPTVLVDVTPDMKVVCEETFAPIVSVIPFDTEEEVIAMANDSVFGLQAGVFTSDINRAMRVADGLETGGVWINETSTYRQDNYPYGGVKLSGIGKEGVKYAIEDMTEIKFVGIKLG; encoded by the coding sequence ATGATAAATGTTGAATTAATGAAAGCTACTTCCATTATAAATGGCAAAGAAGTTACCCAAGCAGAAGAAAAGACGTTGGAAGTCATTAGCCCATTTAATGGAGAAGTCGTTGGAAAAGTACATTTAGCTTCACAAGAGGATACTAAAAAAGCGATTGAAACAGCATATCAAGTTTTTCATGAAACAATGAAGAAAATGCCGGCATATCGACGAGCGGATATTCTTCGTAAAACGGCTGAATTATTAGAAGAAAGAACAGAAGAATTTGCAAGAATCCTTGGCTTAGAGGCAGGTAAACCAATCCGTGATGGAAGAGGTGAAGTAGGACGTGCAGTCCAAGTTCTTCGCTTCGCTGCAGATGAAGCGAAAAAAATTGAAGGTGAGCTCGTGCCGATGGATGCTGCGATTGGTGGTGAAAATCGAATTGGGATGGTTCGCCGCCATCCAATTGGTGTTATATCAGCCATCACACCTTTCAATTTTCCGTTAAATCTTGCATTGCATAAACTAGCTCCTGCCTTTGCAGCAGGAAATACTGTTGTATTAAAACCAGCGGGAAAAACGCCTCTTTCCTCTTATATGCTTGTCAAACTTTTCGAAGAAGCTGGACTGCCTAAGGGTGCTCTAAATTTAGTGATTGGAAACGGTTCAGAAATAGGTGATGTTCTAGTAACTGACCCTCGCATTAGTAAGGTTACATTTACAGGAAGTCCATCTGTAGGGATGAAACTTTGTCAGCAAGCCGGATTGAAAAAAGTAACATTGGAACTTGGATCAAACTCTCCAAACATTATTTTCAACGATGGCGATTTGAATGCAGCATCTACTGGGCTCGTCCGTGGAGCCTTTGCTTTCTCAGGCCAAATTTGTATTTCAGCTCAGCGTATTTATGTGCAGCGTGAAGTGTATCAAACATTTTTAAATCAATATGTATCTCTTGTAGAAAAATTAGTCCTCGGTAATCCAATGGAAGAAACAACGGATATTGGACCAATGATTAGTGAAAAGGAAGTAATTCGTGCCCAAGAGTGGATTCAGGAAGCCGTAAAAGCAGGAGCAAAGGTTGCAACAGGTGGTAATCGAGAAGGGACATTGCTTGAGCCAACAGTCCTTGTCGATGTTACTCCGGACATGAAAGTAGTATGTGAAGAAACCTTTGCACCGATCGTTTCGGTTATTCCGTTTGATACAGAAGAAGAAGTGATTGCAATGGCGAATGATTCAGTGTTTGGACTGCAAGCTGGTGTGTTTACATCAGATATAAACCGCGCAATGAGAGTTGCTGACGGTCTTGAAACTGGTGGCGTTTGGATTAATGAGACGTCAACTTATCGCCAAGATAACTATCCATACGGAGGCGTGAAATTAAGTGGTATAGGAAAAGAAGGCGTAAAATATGCCATTGAAGATATGACCGAGATCAAATTTGTGGGGATCAAATTAGGATAA
- the hutP gene encoding hut operon transcriptional regulator HutP: MALHKDRRIGRHATLLLLSEDSTEQLAKLEQSNWKGCTGKVGSMDAHKVVAAIETAAKKNGIIQSDVYRESHALYHAIIEALHGVTRGQVQLGTVLRTVGLSFAILRGNPYDNEQEGDWIAVSLYGTIGAPVKGSEHETIGLGINHI; this comes from the coding sequence ATGGCATTACATAAAGATCGTCGTATAGGTCGACATGCGACACTTCTTTTACTCTCTGAGGATTCAACTGAACAACTCGCAAAGCTCGAGCAGTCGAATTGGAAGGGATGTACAGGAAAAGTTGGTTCGATGGATGCGCATAAAGTAGTAGCAGCAATTGAAACAGCTGCTAAGAAAAATGGGATTATCCAGTCGGACGTGTATCGTGAATCACATGCATTATACCATGCGATTATTGAAGCACTGCATGGCGTAACAAGGGGTCAAGTGCAATTAGGTACTGTACTAAGAACAGTTGGTTTATCTTTTGCGATTTTACGGGGAAACCCATATGATAATGAGCAAGAGGGAGATTGGATTGCTGTTTCCTTATATGGCACAATAGGTGCACCTGTTAAAGGCTCTGAACATGAAACGATTGGTTTAGGAATAAATCACATATAA